The nucleotide window GGTGATGCTGTGCGAGTCGATAAAATGGTGGGTTACGCCCTGCATTTCGGCCGCCGTGGGCTTGGCCGTACCGATGCTCAGCTCCCGGAAAAACTGGCGCGAGTCGGCCGAAATTACGTCGGTCTGGTAATGCTGGGCCAGCTGTACGCACAGGGCCGTTTTGCCCACGGCCGTGGGGCCCGTAATGACCAGCAAAGTAGGTTTAGGCGGCGCCAGGCCGGGAAGCAGATTCATGCAGGAATAGGTTGGGGCGCCCACAGGGCTTCGTACAAAGCTAGCAGATGTTGCTCCTCGCGCTGCCAGTTAAACTCCCGGCGGGCCTGTCGGCAGTTCTGGGCCAGCTCATGGTAGCGGGCGGGATTCAGGTGCAGCAACCCATTCAGAGCCGCCGCAATGGATGCTGGAGTCAGCTCCACTACTTCAGCCACTTCGTACTGCGCGTTGAGGTGGCGATACTCAGGAAAGTCCACGATGAGCTGCGGAATGCCGGCGTGCAGGTAGTCGAAAAATTTATTGGCCAGGGAATAGTAATAGCTCAGGCCCTGGTTTTCGAGCAGCATAATACCCACCGTAGCCCCATTGGTGACCTCGCGCAGCTCGGCCGGCAGCACGAAGCCCCGGAAGTCAACCTTTCCGGAATCGAGCAGGCCCAGGACGGCGGCCCGCTCCCGCAGCGCCTGCGACAAGTCGCCTTCCCCGCAAATTACCAGCCGCCCCGCCACCTGGGGCATGGCGTCGAGCAGGGCTTCCAGGCCGCGGCCGGCATTGAGGGCCCCCTGGTAGAGAATATAGCCGTCGGCCGGAGCGGCAGCTGGTGCGGGTGGCAGCTCGGCGGGCGTAAGGCGGCTGATATTGCGCACCACGTTGAAGGGCTTGGCATAGCGCTGCTCAAACACCCGCGCCAGGGCCGGGCCCACCGTGTAAGCCAGCGTGGCCCGGGGCACAATAAACCGCTCCACAGCCCGCCAGAGCTTCTGCACGGCCGGGCGGGCCACCACTTCGGGCACTTCTGTAAACAGCTCGTGGGCGTCGTAAATAAAGGGCTGCCTACCCAGCCAAGCCCGCAGCCACACCGGCAAGGCCGTGTCCAGATCAATGGCGCACCAGGCCGCGGCGCGCTGGCGCAGCAGGTAAAAAAACAGCCGCAGGTTGAATTCTACGTAG belongs to Hymenobacter cellulosilyticus and includes:
- a CDS encoding glycosyltransferase, whose amino-acid sequence is MRTLIFTVTTDLNYDQRMQRICGSLARHGYDVLLVGREWPASRPLTEQAYRQHRLRCWQNKGKLFYVEFNLRLFFYLLRQRAAAWCAIDLDTALPVWLRAWLGRQPFIYDAHELFTEVPEVVARPAVQKLWRAVERFIVPRATLAYTVGPALARVFEQRYAKPFNVVRNISRLTPAELPPAPAAAPADGYILYQGALNAGRGLEALLDAMPQVAGRLVICGEGDLSQALRERAAVLGLLDSGKVDFRGFVLPAELREVTNGATVGIMLLENQGLSYYYSLANKFFDYLHAGIPQLIVDFPEYRHLNAQYEVAEVVELTPASIAAALNGLLHLNPARYHELAQNCRQARREFNWQREEQHLLALYEALWAPQPIPA